attttggtaaaaaactttaatattagaatccacaattaataataatcaacATAAGTCTAAGTAGAAACTTTGTAAAGACTATAGTAGATAATATAATGAACCTCAGTACTAGATaccagataaaaataatattaatgtcaGCATTGTAACTAATCGATTTATACAGAAATCTGTATAAATAACATGTATTCAATACAAGTCTTCTAATCAATATCGATATTATCAAgaaattgataataatattacagtgaacaattgcaaaatatataaggaaataatgtaaataaacgaAAAACGACAATCTACTTTTACTTAACGTCACaatcttacataaaataaaaatagtaccGAATGCGTtaacgataaaataaaaataatcaactatagctataatatttatatataacataagtaACTTATGCgaactatatataataatattatcagtTCCGACACAAGGTACTGCATATagcaaataatttatgtacgtTATCAgtttaatacttaaaataaacaatgacaTCAAAaacctacaaataaaaatattactgacAGATACTGCACTGGCACTAAGCAAATTATaacaaagataaattaaactaaCGTTTGGCGATAAATGAGGATTTAAAATAGTCTGAGAGaaatatgcaaaataaatataactatttaGCCGAAAAAAGTGTCCTAGCATCCAGGTAAAACTAAATGCAAATAAGGAATTTAAGCCGAAGAATAAATTGCATAGAACGCAGGCGAGTGAATGGAGAGTTATAAGAAATACCGTAAGCTCAGCGTAAATAATGACATGCGATGTAAACAAACTGCGAAGTGCGCAGTCAAATCTCCAACATACAAATGTGTTTCTTGCAACGCGTGCGCACAGTCGAAGCTGCGGCGCGCACTGCCGTTGCCTACGAGCACTTACCTGCGGAAACAGGTAGCCCGCTCCACCGAGCCGACTCACATAAAAACACAAAGGAAGGAATGCACGCATGGTTCTCAATCTGCTTACAAGTTTATAACAAAATCTAAAAGACTGCAAATTCGGGAGTCTAACGCATTCAAGAAACAAagttaaactatttttaaaaggtcTTTTTCgtttcttataataaaaacaggtGACGTGTCGGATTTTCTGGCCATTATTTTTGCATGCTTCACCCAAACATATCTGAAATCCGTCTCTCGAGCCAGTGATCTCGCCTTACTTAACAAGGTCTTATTCTTCTGGGTCAGATGGTCGTTTACGTAGAACGGACCAGTAGCAGAGAAACCCAAACCTGCGAGCGTAAGCTGCTTGCTTTTACGCGCGGACGCCACCAAATCTTCtttaatatatctattattaaaCGATATTATTATAGGTTTCTCAGCATCAGGCACTCGAGTAGGTATCCTCGCAATGTAGCTTATAGATTCCCTTCTTATAGGGAAATTACTCAACTCCCCTATCCTTTCCGCAATCTCATATAGATTTTCTCCCTTCCTTAAGGGTACCCCACGGATCTCGACATTGTTCGCTCGAGCCCACTGATCCCTATCCTCAAGCTCTTGCCGCAgtctgcatacttcctccTGCAAATCAGGGATCTCTGTCAAAGCCTTTTCAACACTTTTGACGCGAGCATCCAAAGACGCAAAAGCCGAGTGAGCCATTTCAACAGAGGCTTTTAAATCTGACATTTCGGCCTTGATAACGGCAACATCTGCCGTGAGAGACTTCAACGGCTCCAGCTGGAAAGTGATCCGACTCAACTGCTCCTGTATACTGTCCAACTGGGAAGGCATTGGGGATGTTGCGGCAGGCGAAAGTGAAGATCCGGACTTACACCCAGGGCACCGCCAGTTATTTCTTCTTTCACCCAGTCTTCTAAACCCGGTTTCTGTGACGCCGGCACATGCGAAGTCGAACTGGTTCTTACAAACACAGCACACCGGCCCATCTGAGTGCTCCTTATTGCAACTGATACAGGTGAACATCGTAACCGAGGTTTGGGAAGCACTGGGAATTATAATTCTAACAGACAAGCGCGTGCGCTTACTACAGATGCCTCACGGCGAGTGACGGGCTTTACCTTCTAAGCGTGACagaatgtacttatttattaggaTCTTTTGACTATGCGACGCCAGATCTAGAGCGTTTTGGCAATTCGTGAGAAAAGCATTAAGAGTTTCACGTTCACCCTTGTAAGGGCTGATAAAGTTACATAACACGTTAATAGGAAACTGTTCGCTCAACGCTACTTCCACATTTTTCTTAGGTTCCGTAGACATtatgatttaatatattatttactattagaatattaaattatagaatCCACAAGTACGTAAATTagatatgataaaattattagatCCGTACGAAAAACGTAGCAATAACAGGTAATAATATGCTTTACTTACAGGAGTTGGAACAACGGGATATTGACTTGCATTTCTTGGCTTGGCTTGGCTTGATTAACACTTTACAGGATACGGTTAAGAGTACGAACACGTAGACACGTTAGCACGTTGTCGGCAGTAGGGACTTCGGGGGAAGCTGGTCAGGAACAGCGGGAGTTGTGGCGCACCAGCACGGTGCGGCGACCACGCGTTTGCACGTCGCGCAACGCGTTGTGATCAGGAGTGAGGCGATGACAAGAGTCTCCTAGACTCCTTATGGCAGCAGTTTATGAAGAACCCTCTGGATGAGGTAGACGATCGGCAGGCTTACAGAGAGTAAGACTTACTGTCGCGACTCGTCTTCGAGGGATGGTGACGGCTTTGACGAGGTGTAGTTTCACAGAGTTAGGACGAGAACACCCCGGAGATGGATTACGGACAGTTAAATAATATGACGCGGACTTAGAACAACtcacttttcagtcttttttagttttttagtttttacgcGACCTGTTATGGAATACCAGTGGAATTTTTAAGGCGATATCAACACTGGTATCCCACTTCTGACACCACTGTTACGGAGCGGGTCGGAAtttggtttttaaaaaaaaactatttaattaaactgaaAAAAGAAAGTATATTGAATGATATAGAAATTATAGTGTTTGCCCGGCGGAAGTCCAATCCAAACtaaagtaatataattaaaatatctgcACTTCGGTTTCCTATTGCATTGACGTCAATGGAATAGGAAACTcagcagttttattttatatttttaatcatgtTAATTTCGATATAAcagtacctttattttattcggaCGTTTTGAATCATGtcacaatgatccgtggtcaccgatCGTCTGAACCAGCGGGCTTGCTCTTCTACCGCAGAATGTTCTACCGCCAAGTCGTACTTGGCAGtggaaaaacatttaaagcaCAGTGTGAAAACAGCCTTAGCAATATATCTCATACTCCCACCGTTCCACGCAACTTAAACGAAAATACGAATCGCAATAAAACTC
The sequence above is drawn from the Amyelois transitella isolate CPQ chromosome 18, ilAmyTran1.1, whole genome shotgun sequence genome and encodes:
- the LOC132902798 gene encoding uncharacterized protein LOC132902798; amino-acid sequence: MFTCISCNKEHSDGPVCCVCKNQFDFACAGVTETGFRRLGERRNNWRCPGCKSGSSLSPAATSPMPSQLDSIQEQLSRITFQLEPLKSLTADVAVIKAEMSDLKASVEMAHSAFASLDARVKSVEKALTEIPDLQEEVCRLRQELEDRDQWARANNVEIRGVPLRKGENLYEIAERIGELSNFPIRRESISYIARIPTRVPDAEKPIIISFNNRYIKEDLVASARKSKQLTLAGLGFSATGPFYVNDHLTQKNKTLLSKARSLARETDFRYVWVKHAKIMARKSDTSPVFIIRNEKDLLKIV